The Pectobacterium wasabiae CFBP 3304 DNA segment AGGAACATTCATTCCCATGCCACACCGACATCAGCCATAGGCATGGAGCGTGCGTTGACACAGCGCCGAGCGCACGCAGTCCTCTTTACCGAAAGAGACCACGCCAATCATGTCATCCTCAACAAAACGCTCCAGTGCGTCTCGCAGGCCGGATTTAACGCCAGCAGGCAAGTCGCACTGCGTCACATCGCCATTAACGATAACCGTGACATTCTCGCCTAAACGCGTCAGGAACATTTTCATTTGGTTCACCGTCACGTTTTGCGCTTCGTCCAAAATCACAACCGCATTTTCAAACGTCCGTCCACGCATATAGGCAAAAGGCGCAATTTCGACTTTGCCGATTTCCGGTCGTAAACAATACTGCATAAAGGACGATCCAAGCCGCCGCAAGAGTATGTCGTAAACTGGGCGGAAATAAGGCGCAAACTTCTCCGAAATATCTCCAGGTAAAAAACCAAGATCCTCGTCAGCCTGTAATACTGGCCGCGTGACAATAATGCGCTCAACCTCTTTATGGATTAGTGCCTCCGCCGCTTTCGCAGCGCTCAGATACGTTTTACCGCAGCCAGCTTCGCCTGTGGCAAAAATCAACTGTTTGTTTTCTATCGCAGACAAGTAATGTTCCTGGGCCGCGGTACGAGCTTGAATAACGGAATTATCACGATTCTCACGCGCCATTCCGATTGCTTCAATCCCACCCATCTGTACCAGAGAAGTGACCGATTCTTCCTCACGCTGACGATGGCTACGCGAATCACGGCGGATAACACGTTTTGCTTCACGCCGAGCTTTGATCACTGCTTTTTGTCTTCCCATAGTGGCACCTTACAGTTTGTTTCACTTACCGCACTGCCCTGCAGCGCGTGACGTTTAACTCACTAACGAGGTTAGGCTTCCTTA contains these protein-coding regions:
- the phoH gene encoding phosphate starvation-inducible protein PhoH; this translates as MGRQKAVIKARREAKRVIRRDSRSHRQREEESVTSLVQMGGIEAIGMARENRDNSVIQARTAAQEHYLSAIENKQLIFATGEAGCGKTYLSAAKAAEALIHKEVERIIVTRPVLQADEDLGFLPGDISEKFAPYFRPVYDILLRRLGSSFMQYCLRPEIGKVEIAPFAYMRGRTFENAVVILDEAQNVTVNQMKMFLTRLGENVTVIVNGDVTQCDLPAGVKSGLRDALERFVEDDMIGVVSFGKEDCVRSALCQRTLHAYG